In Candidatus Defluviilinea proxima, a single genomic region encodes these proteins:
- a CDS encoding pentapeptide repeat-containing protein: MNWSDILGSIISGVISGITVGLVVFRLDLIRAKRERRLADFRIVSSWETSKPKISLRNYDLTDANLSDYDFSSANFERAIFQKAYLRLTKFKDADLKFTDFRNAEIAATDFTNAIVFYSNFSKAVIRSRSDESKKEYPDFTNAHFRGVNFRNAKISDAIFHNTILKDADFSGAVVRNSDFTDADLTDSKWKKVGRVENCIWKDVKIDDTKNFPNWLLEEIQAQNVKQKKKRQNEK, encoded by the coding sequence ATGAATTGGTCAGATATTCTTGGATCGATAATTAGTGGTGTAATAAGTGGTATTACTGTTGGTTTAGTAGTTTTTAGACTTGATTTGATCCGTGCAAAACGTGAGCGGCGCTTAGCAGATTTTCGTATTGTTTCCAGTTGGGAGACATCGAAGCCGAAAATTAGCCTAAGAAATTATGATTTAACTGACGCAAATCTTTCTGACTACGATTTTTCCTCAGCAAATTTTGAGCGTGCGATATTTCAAAAAGCCTATTTACGCCTGACCAAATTTAAAGATGCAGACTTGAAATTTACAGATTTTAGAAATGCAGAAATTGCCGCAACAGATTTTACAAATGCTATCGTTTTCTATTCGAATTTCTCAAAAGCGGTGATACGGTCGCGATCTGACGAAAGCAAAAAAGAATATCCTGATTTTACAAATGCTCATTTTCGGGGTGTCAACTTTCGGAATGCAAAGATATCTGACGCCATATTTCATAATACAATTTTGAAGGACGCCGATTTTTCAGGTGCTGTAGTTAGAAACAGCGATTTCACAGATGCCGATTTGACCGATTCGAAGTGGAAAAAAGTCGGGCGTGTGGAAAACTGTATTTGGAAAGATGTGAAAATTGATGATACAAAAAACTTCCCCAACTGGTTACTAGAAGAGATTCAAGCGCAAAATGTCAAACAGAAAAAGAAAAGACAAAATGAAAAATAA
- a CDS encoding RNA-binding protein, which produces MSKILYFGNLPFTTTAADLTKLVKPFGEVISARIGLDKKTYKSRGFGFVEVPDNAARAVIEALHGTKFHGRDLKVNESAPHPTKKDMSWKEKDRMDYEDIFDD; this is translated from the coding sequence ATGAGCAAAATATTGTATTTTGGCAATCTGCCGTTTACCACCACCGCCGCGGACCTGACCAAGCTGGTGAAACCGTTCGGCGAGGTGATCAGTGCCCGCATCGGGCTGGATAAGAAAACCTACAAGAGCCGTGGCTTTGGCTTTGTAGAAGTGCCCGATAACGCCGCTCGGGCCGTCATTGAAGCCCTGCATGGGACCAAGTTCCACGGGCGTGATCTCAAGGTCAACGAATCAGCGCCTCACCCCACCAAGAAAGATATGTCTTGGAAAGAAAAAGACCGCATGGATTACGAAGATATCTTTGATGATTAA
- a CDS encoding RNA methyltransferase, with translation MPNNSFEIRVCDSCGLRYPLVQGNTHGTRCPICMGSTRVILTRQLILEPEPDRPAPSPVKRREFSVLMDNVRSAWNVGSIFRSADGFGFDHAYLCGISPTPENEAVTKTSLGAEDSVTWSYHKDAVKLVKGLKKEGWKVYALEEDEKAISLNGASSARRSTQREILIVGNEVTGVDPELLDLCDKIYYIPMRGEKKSFNVAIAFSVAAYALR, from the coding sequence ATGCCAAATAACTCCTTTGAAATCAGAGTGTGTGATTCATGCGGACTTCGCTATCCACTTGTGCAGGGAAATACTCACGGCACACGTTGCCCGATCTGCATGGGAAGCACACGCGTCATCCTTACCCGACAGTTGATCCTTGAACCCGAGCCTGATCGCCCCGCTCCATCTCCCGTTAAGAGAAGGGAATTTTCTGTCCTCATGGATAATGTTCGGTCGGCGTGGAATGTGGGTTCGATCTTTCGTTCAGCAGATGGATTCGGGTTTGACCATGCTTATTTGTGTGGCATCAGCCCCACCCCTGAGAATGAGGCGGTGACCAAGACATCGCTCGGCGCAGAAGATTCAGTCACATGGTCCTATCACAAGGATGCCGTGAAACTTGTCAAAGGTTTGAAAAAAGAAGGTTGGAAAGTGTATGCGTTGGAGGAGGACGAAAAGGCCATTTCACTCAATGGCGCTTCATCTGCACGCCGTTCCACTCAGCGTGAAATATTGATCGTTGGTAACGAAGTAACAGGTGTTGACCCCGAACTGCTTGACCTGTGTGACAAAATTTATTACATCCCAATGCGTGGGGAGAAAAAGTCGTTCAATGTAGCAATCGCATTCAGTGTTGCGGCGTACGCGTTGAGATAA
- a CDS encoding UbiA family prenyltransferase produces the protein MLNKKLRGIIQIFRPELPFSAGVCVVLGEIVALGKFPSLREMALGFICGFFISGSAIVLNDYFDLEVDKVNAPTRPLPAGIVSPFEAILVTVIASFIGLSASFLISVPAFVLCLLFWLIGFLYNWKFKEAGLLGNLMVSSSVAITFILGGMAVGDAWNKIVWCFALIGFCIDLGEEIAGDAMDMEGDKKRGSKSIALMKGKRFALSISSSLFGLVILVSLLPVLFGWLGVSYLVMISIMDVLIIVFTVRLLKSKTSAEGVQSMRGIYLGALIGMLAFIIGNVFNKL, from the coding sequence ATGCTCAATAAAAAGCTCAGGGGTATCATTCAAATCTTTCGGCCCGAATTGCCTTTTTCTGCTGGTGTCTGTGTTGTTCTCGGCGAAATTGTTGCGCTTGGAAAATTCCCGTCTCTGCGTGAAATGGCCTTGGGATTTATCTGCGGTTTTTTTATCTCGGGTTCCGCCATCGTTTTGAACGATTACTTTGATCTCGAAGTGGACAAGGTCAACGCTCCGACTCGTCCCTTGCCCGCAGGGATTGTCTCACCCTTTGAAGCGATACTCGTCACTGTAATCGCGTCTTTCATCGGGTTGTCTGCTTCTTTTCTAATTAGCGTCCCTGCCTTTGTGCTTTGTCTTCTTTTTTGGCTGATCGGTTTCCTGTACAACTGGAAGTTCAAAGAAGCTGGGTTGCTTGGGAACTTGATGGTAAGCTCATCTGTGGCGATCACCTTTATCCTTGGTGGCATGGCAGTGGGTGACGCATGGAACAAGATCGTCTGGTGTTTTGCGTTGATCGGTTTCTGCATCGACCTTGGCGAGGAAATTGCTGGTGATGCCATGGATATGGAAGGGGATAAGAAGCGTGGCTCAAAGTCCATTGCCCTTATGAAAGGGAAGCGCTTTGCCCTTTCTATCTCAAGTTCGCTTTTTGGCCTTGTGATATTGGTTAGCTTGCTTCCTGTCCTTTTTGGCTGGTTGGGTGTAAGTTATCTGGTGATGATCTCCATCATGGATGTGTTGATCATTGTATTCACGGTTAGGCTCCTGAAAAGTAAAACATCTGCAGAAGGCGTGCAATCCATGCGCGGAATTTATCTAGGTGCACTGATTGGAATGCTCGCGTTTATCATTGGAAATGTTTTCAATAAACTATAG
- a CDS encoding pseudouridine synthase, giving the protein MRTILFNKPYGIISQFTDEGTGHPTLKQFIDVPDVYAAGRLDRDSEGLLLLTDDGSLIKRLTDPKHHIEKTYWVMIEGDPTQDKLARLERGIQLKDYRTLPAKARLIPDPNLPPRPKPVTPHGPTSWIEIKLREGKKRQIRHMTAAVGLPTLRLFRVAIGGIFLGDMEVGTWRDLTQTEMKLLKR; this is encoded by the coding sequence ATGCGAACCATCCTTTTCAACAAACCTTACGGTATCATTTCGCAATTTACTGATGAGGGCACAGGCCATCCAACGTTGAAGCAATTTATCGATGTGCCTGATGTTTACGCCGCTGGTCGCCTCGATCGAGACAGTGAGGGCCTGTTATTACTTACTGATGATGGTTCCCTCATCAAACGTCTGACCGACCCAAAGCATCACATCGAAAAAACTTACTGGGTAATGATCGAAGGCGACCCGACACAGGACAAATTGGCACGTCTCGAACGTGGGATTCAGCTCAAAGATTATAGGACACTCCCTGCCAAAGCCCGCCTCATACCGGACCCGAACCTGCCTCCTCGACCCAAGCCTGTTACGCCACATGGGCCTACTTCATGGATCGAGATCAAACTCCGCGAGGGGAAGAAGCGACAGATCCGACATATGACTGCGGCTGTTGGGTTGCCTACTCTGCGCCTTTTTCGTGTTGCCATTGGTGGGATTTTCCTCGGTGATATGGAAGTTGGTACATGGCGCGACTTAACTCAAACCGAAATGAAGTTGTTGAAACGGTAA
- a CDS encoding endo-1,4-beta-xylanase codes for MLVGCGAPQVLPTATALPPTSTSTSTPLPTATPTDTPTPTAVPPTPTIIPTSEVSLRELASQRGLLFGAGVSAQQLAEDNYGALVAREFNQITADNAMKFKSLHPLQKVYDFKVADKLIAFAQQNNMVVRGHTLVWHSQLSSWVENGNFTRDEMIAILKDHVTTVVSHYRGQVEYWDVVNEAVADEDGSLRDTVWLRTIGPEYIDMAFQFAHEADPKAKLFYNDYNNEDMGMKSNAVYDLVKGMVERGVPIDGVGLQMHLILESPPQTADVIENMKRLDDLGLEVNITELDVRMKVPASDADLSAQATVYGDMMQACLSVPNCKVFTIWGFSDRHSWIPGFFDGYGSALIFDDAMNPKPAYLALLNALMQK; via the coding sequence ATGTTGGTAGGATGTGGCGCTCCGCAAGTTTTGCCCACTGCAACTGCCTTGCCGCCTACGAGCACATCTACATCCACACCGCTTCCCACCGCAACACCGACCGATACACCGACGCCTACAGCGGTCCCTCCCACGCCCACGATCATCCCTACCAGTGAAGTCTCTTTGCGTGAACTCGCGTCCCAGCGTGGACTTTTGTTCGGCGCTGGCGTATCGGCGCAACAACTCGCGGAGGACAATTACGGTGCGCTTGTAGCCCGTGAGTTCAATCAGATCACGGCCGATAATGCGATGAAGTTCAAGTCGCTTCACCCGCTTCAGAAGGTCTATGATTTCAAGGTGGCTGACAAACTGATCGCCTTTGCCCAACAAAATAACATGGTGGTTCGTGGTCATACGTTGGTGTGGCACAGTCAACTATCGAGTTGGGTCGAGAACGGGAATTTCACACGCGATGAAATGATCGCCATTCTCAAAGATCATGTGACTACAGTGGTCAGCCATTATCGTGGACAAGTTGAGTATTGGGATGTGGTCAATGAAGCCGTGGCCGACGAAGACGGGTCTCTGCGTGATACGGTCTGGCTCAGAACGATTGGCCCTGAATACATCGACATGGCGTTCCAATTCGCGCACGAAGCCGACCCAAAGGCCAAGCTGTTCTACAACGATTACAACAACGAAGATATGGGTATGAAATCGAATGCCGTCTACGATCTCGTAAAGGGAATGGTGGAACGCGGTGTTCCCATTGATGGCGTTGGATTACAAATGCACCTTATCCTTGAGTCTCCTCCTCAAACGGCAGACGTGATCGAGAACATGAAACGCTTGGACGATCTTGGGTTGGAGGTCAACATCACTGAATTGGATGTCCGTATGAAGGTCCCGGCCAGTGATGCGGATTTGTCCGCTCAGGCAACGGTTTACGGCGATATGATGCAGGCATGCCTGTCCGTTCCCAATTGCAAGGTCTTCACGATCTGGGGTTTCAGCGATCGGCATTCCTGGATCCCAGGGTTTTTCGATGGCTACGGCTCCGCTTTGATCTTTGACGATGCCATGAACCCCAAGCCTGCCTATCTGGCATTGCTGAACGCTCTGATGCAAAAATAA
- a CDS encoding adenylate/guanylate cyclase domain-containing protein, giving the protein MHRVVPEIIVENYKAGHFRGEFPAVGMFLDLSGFSAMTDTLMQHGQHGAEVLAGLMHGVFDPLVESIFEYGGKIVSFAGDGIMALYPIDADEKTLALRALTSAWLIQQRMKEHPDRQTVYGKFTFSIKIGLSIGAVSWGILRAEDGKQATYYFRGTAVDGSADAEHRANAGEIILTDTFRELLNDALETSPLDSFHRFDGLRAKLPDPRSDIFLPVDPGTSSIFMPEEVVVHDVRGEFRQIVNLFMRVPDLPDTKLEQFVRIIFELREEYGGLLSRVDFGDKGCNVLILWGAPVAYENDIGRALDFILDLQARVDFPITTGITYYIAHAGYLGSEKCEEYTCYGWGVNLASRFMMGAPLGATWVDERIARRLSTRFNAEYVGSQKFKGFSAKQKVFELKSRSDVEDVIYHGALVGREEELEALKKFAEPLWQGTFAGVLLVMGDAGIGKGRLVHEFQFSELFEVHRALWAVCQSDQIFRKSFNPLRRWLFRYFGFSTSHSPEQRKDLFDAKIGALLASILIQTCNKNWNGHNPSLARL; this is encoded by the coding sequence ATGCATCGAGTGGTCCCTGAGATAATTGTTGAAAATTACAAGGCCGGGCATTTTAGGGGAGAGTTCCCTGCAGTAGGCATGTTCCTTGATCTTTCTGGCTTTTCGGCCATGACCGATACGCTCATGCAACATGGGCAACATGGTGCCGAGGTGCTGGCGGGTTTGATGCACGGTGTGTTTGACCCGCTCGTGGAGAGCATTTTTGAATATGGTGGCAAGATCGTCAGTTTTGCGGGGGATGGCATCATGGCGCTATACCCGATTGATGCGGATGAAAAAACGCTGGCATTGCGTGCGCTTACTTCGGCATGGTTGATCCAGCAACGCATGAAAGAACATCCCGATCGGCAGACGGTGTATGGTAAGTTCACTTTTTCCATCAAGATCGGCTTATCGATTGGTGCAGTATCGTGGGGGATTTTGCGGGCAGAAGATGGCAAGCAGGCCACTTATTATTTTCGTGGCACGGCTGTGGATGGTTCCGCAGATGCCGAGCACAGGGCGAATGCGGGTGAGATCATTCTGACGGATACATTCAGAGAGCTCTTGAATGATGCGTTGGAGACATCGCCTCTCGATTCTTTCCACCGATTTGATGGGCTTCGCGCCAAATTGCCTGATCCTCGCTCGGATATTTTTCTGCCAGTTGACCCTGGCACTTCCAGCATCTTTATGCCGGAAGAAGTGGTGGTTCATGATGTGCGCGGTGAATTTCGCCAGATCGTGAACTTGTTCATGCGCGTTCCAGACCTTCCCGATACCAAACTGGAGCAATTTGTCCGCATCATTTTTGAACTACGTGAGGAATACGGTGGTTTGTTATCGCGCGTGGACTTTGGGGACAAGGGATGTAATGTGTTGATCCTGTGGGGGGCGCCGGTCGCATATGAAAACGATATCGGACGTGCCCTCGATTTTATTCTTGACTTGCAAGCGCGTGTGGATTTTCCCATCACTACCGGTATCACCTATTACATTGCTCACGCCGGGTATCTCGGAAGCGAAAAATGCGAGGAATATACTTGCTATGGATGGGGTGTGAACCTTGCATCCCGTTTTATGATGGGCGCGCCTCTTGGTGCCACCTGGGTGGACGAACGCATTGCGCGCAGACTTTCAACTCGTTTCAATGCGGAATATGTGGGGTCTCAAAAATTCAAAGGCTTTTCGGCGAAACAAAAAGTGTTTGAATTGAAAAGCCGTAGTGACGTCGAAGATGTGATCTATCATGGTGCGCTGGTCGGCCGTGAAGAGGAACTGGAAGCGCTAAAGAAGTTTGCCGAACCCTTGTGGCAAGGGACATTTGCCGGGGTTCTGCTCGTCATGGGAGATGCAGGTATCGGTAAGGGCCGCCTTGTGCATGAATTTCAGTTCTCTGAATTGTTTGAAGTACATAGGGCACTTTGGGCAGTTTGTCAGTCCGATCAGATATTCCGTAAATCCTTCAACCCTTTGCGCCGTTGGTTATTCCGTTATTTTGGATTTTCAACGAGTCATTCCCCTGAACAACGCAAGGATCTGTTCGATGCCAAGATTGGGGCGTTATTGGCTTCGATCCTCATCCAGACCTGCAACAAGAATTGGAACGGACACAATCCTTCCTTGGCGCGCTTGTAG
- a CDS encoding tetratricopeptide repeat protein, whose translation MERTQSFLGALVDVYWQDSLHAQLDAEGRYNNTFLALIAFFKAESLRQPVVLFLEDLQFTDEDTRSFLPRLRRSLMAGTVSYPVAVIVSSRPGGEPLANDIIHARIDLRGLSKKAADALTEDVLGGTASPELKKFVAKKSEGNPYFIEQIVRYFQEEDVLEMSKEGWSLIGKPRDTIVPGDISAVLIARLDQLTRAVRETIQTAAVLGREFEVQVLSQMLRNEEWVFDHVAKAEKAAVWQKLTDIRYLFSHGLLRDAAYTMQMRARRHELHTLAMSALETLYADNLRGHYVELAYHAECADIIQKARTYYTLAGKEASELYQNSQAVDYFSRALLFISTTDLVTRYDLVFERAGVYSRIGKRDLQLKDIELLTKWASQLNDRDRIAKAMMSRSAHAYFTGNFLAAINAAKQAQDCSDELADTEQALYTHVVWAVCLLRIGQMDEAMQHAKEALKRDRRVGNKREISRMLSAMGWIALDQNQPTEAHAYLVEALELAREIKDPALEARALNQLALLESSVNGNYALAQTYLDVCRLLAHKVGDRYMESGALGNLGFVMGAQGDLDLARSCHEQSLILVRESEDINQEAFTLVNLSAIHAIQGDVDLALQTARRAVEISKAISERSGQAWAELYMGHAYLLLGDVENARVAYQTSITIREELKQQSLLMEPLAGLVESYLQENNFDAASQIVEQILAFLETGSGLDGTDEPLRIYYACYILLKKKQDPRATQILQTAKKMIEAHLARLQDEIARKRYVENIPWRRAIYKLSG comes from the coding sequence TTGGAACGGACACAATCCTTCCTTGGCGCGCTTGTAGATGTGTACTGGCAAGATTCGCTCCATGCACAACTGGATGCTGAGGGACGCTATAACAACACATTCCTCGCTTTGATCGCCTTTTTCAAAGCTGAGAGTTTACGTCAGCCCGTTGTCCTGTTTTTGGAAGACCTTCAATTTACCGATGAAGATACGAGAAGCTTTTTACCCCGCTTGCGGCGTTCGTTAATGGCTGGGACTGTTTCATATCCGGTCGCTGTGATTGTCTCCTCGCGGCCCGGAGGGGAGCCCCTGGCCAATGACATTATCCATGCTCGCATTGACTTGCGTGGTTTATCGAAAAAAGCGGCGGACGCCCTGACTGAAGATGTTCTGGGTGGCACTGCTTCACCCGAACTGAAAAAGTTTGTTGCGAAAAAGTCCGAGGGGAACCCCTATTTTATCGAGCAGATCGTCCGTTATTTTCAGGAAGAGGATGTGCTTGAGATGAGCAAGGAAGGGTGGAGTCTGATCGGAAAGCCGCGTGATACGATTGTGCCGGGAGATATAAGCGCAGTTTTGATTGCTAGACTCGACCAGTTGACGCGTGCTGTGCGTGAGACGATCCAAACTGCCGCTGTGTTGGGGCGTGAGTTTGAAGTGCAGGTCCTTTCGCAGATGTTGCGAAATGAAGAGTGGGTTTTTGACCATGTCGCAAAGGCAGAGAAAGCGGCAGTCTGGCAAAAGCTTACAGATATTCGCTACCTCTTTTCGCATGGACTTTTACGTGATGCGGCGTATACAATGCAAATGCGTGCCCGGCGTCATGAACTCCACACCCTTGCCATGAGCGCTTTAGAAACACTGTATGCTGACAATTTGAGAGGGCACTATGTCGAATTGGCATACCATGCTGAGTGTGCCGACATTATCCAAAAGGCGCGTACTTATTACACACTTGCCGGGAAAGAAGCGTCGGAGTTGTATCAAAACTCGCAGGCAGTGGATTATTTTTCTCGGGCACTTTTGTTCATATCCACTACTGATCTGGTGACGCGTTACGACTTGGTGTTCGAACGTGCAGGGGTTTACTCTCGTATTGGTAAGCGTGACCTGCAACTAAAAGACATTGAACTTCTCACGAAATGGGCAAGTCAACTGAATGATCGAGATCGTATTGCAAAGGCGATGATGTCTCGTTCGGCGCATGCCTATTTTACAGGGAATTTTTTAGCGGCCATTAATGCCGCAAAACAGGCACAAGATTGTTCCGACGAATTGGCCGATACCGAACAAGCACTGTATACACATGTCGTTTGGGCTGTTTGTCTGCTTCGCATTGGGCAGATGGATGAAGCCATGCAACATGCCAAAGAGGCGCTGAAACGGGACCGACGGGTTGGCAATAAACGAGAGATCAGCCGCATGCTCAGTGCCATGGGTTGGATTGCGTTGGATCAAAATCAACCCACTGAAGCGCATGCTTACTTGGTGGAAGCATTGGAGCTTGCCCGTGAAATTAAAGACCCAGCCTTGGAGGCGCGAGCACTCAATCAACTCGCATTACTGGAAAGTTCAGTTAATGGAAATTATGCTCTTGCCCAGACCTACCTGGATGTTTGCCGTTTACTTGCGCATAAAGTTGGAGATCGGTATATGGAATCAGGGGCTCTCGGCAACCTTGGCTTTGTGATGGGAGCGCAGGGCGATTTAGATCTTGCCCGCTCCTGCCATGAACAGTCTTTGATTCTTGTCCGTGAAAGTGAAGATATTAATCAAGAGGCATTTACTCTTGTAAACTTGAGCGCTATTCATGCCATTCAGGGCGATGTTGATCTGGCATTGCAAACTGCCAGGCGAGCAGTAGAAATATCAAAGGCGATCTCGGAGCGATCTGGACAAGCCTGGGCAGAGTTGTATATGGGGCATGCCTATTTGTTGTTGGGTGATGTTGAAAACGCTCGTGTTGCTTATCAGACTTCTATCACGATTCGTGAAGAGTTAAAGCAACAGTCTCTTTTGATGGAGCCTCTCGCCGGTTTGGTCGAATCCTATCTACAAGAAAATAACTTCGACGCGGCCTCGCAGATTGTGGAACAGATCCTCGCTTTTCTTGAAACAGGTTCAGGTCTGGACGGAACGGATGAACCTTTGAGAATCTATTATGCATGCTATATCCTCCTCAAGAAAAAACAGGATCCACGTGCAACGCAGATCCTGCAAACAGCAAAGAAAATGATAGAGGCTCATCTAGCTCGCTTGCAAGATGAAATTGCACGCAAGCGCTATGTTGAAAACATCCCCTGGCGCCGAGCCATATATAAGCTTTCGGGCTAA
- a CDS encoding response regulator, with product MTTEQGYLLVVEDVPDILELLDETLKFKGYRVVTATNGEAAMEQIEKERPSLIITDILMPKMDGFSLVHRLRLDLATRNIPVMFLSATYIAPEDKEFALTIGVTRFMEKPVNLEEFFPLVEELLKEGAPDAKSLNEIEFYEGYRKRLEIKLKHKNTQIARDQHLLETLQEAQKQSFKASMHVTLREKDEIQKLLDQIREKIDELSEKEELSEKKDE from the coding sequence ATGACCACAGAACAAGGCTACTTACTCGTTGTTGAAGATGTGCCAGATATTCTGGAATTGTTGGATGAAACTCTCAAATTCAAGGGCTACCGTGTGGTTACTGCCACCAATGGGGAAGCGGCCATGGAACAGATCGAGAAAGAACGCCCTTCGCTGATCATTACCGACATCCTAATGCCCAAAATGGACGGCTTTAGCCTTGTTCATCGCTTACGCCTTGATCTTGCCACGCGCAATATCCCAGTCATGTTCCTCTCCGCCACGTATATTGCCCCCGAAGATAAGGAATTTGCCCTCACCATCGGCGTGACCCGCTTCATGGAGAAGCCAGTCAACCTCGAAGAGTTCTTCCCATTGGTCGAAGAATTGTTGAAAGAAGGCGCTCCCGATGCGAAGTCGTTGAATGAGATCGAGTTCTATGAGGGATACCGCAAACGTCTTGAGATCAAGCTGAAGCATAAGAACACTCAGATCGCCCGCGATCAGCACTTGCTTGAAACGCTTCAAGAGGCACAAAAGCAGTCCTTCAAGGCATCCATGCACGTCACCCTGCGTGAGAAAGACGAGATCCAGAAATTGCTCGATCAGATCCGTGAAAAGATCGATGAACTTTCTGAGAAGGAAGAACTCTCTGAGAAAAAGGACGAATAG
- a CDS encoding LysM peptidoglycan-binding domain-containing protein produces MKRRSIFPILAVLWALLAAVLFPSSSHAEVNDAPQYAGSAFDLINAVNALRSSNGLPAYSISPILMYTAQSQADFMAATGDVTHTGAGGSTVTSRLLAAGYPLAGDLSLGGFRSENIIGGLESMSAQDAVTAWTGDAPHLTTMLSSDLSEIGAGVTVTGGRVYYVIDTALPKSGGEGASAVTPVVVDGTVVPAIGGAVIPVAISTPNADGDVFHEVKAGQSLWQIAIDYKVKIDDIKRLNNLSNNDIYPGEKLLIKDNVLLVTETPTETMTAEVTTSFAPTATLIPVTVPATLTAIAPTHVPQPATSNNRSITGAVLGIIALALVGGWLFIWLGDSKEK; encoded by the coding sequence GTGAAGCGACGATCAATTTTCCCTATCCTTGCCGTACTTTGGGCGCTCTTGGCCGCAGTCTTATTTCCTTCGTCTTCTCATGCAGAAGTGAATGATGCGCCTCAATATGCTGGCTCTGCATTTGACCTGATTAACGCCGTCAATGCCTTGCGCAGTTCTAATGGTTTGCCAGCGTATAGTATCAGTCCCATTCTGATGTATACCGCTCAATCGCAAGCAGATTTTATGGCCGCTACCGGGGATGTGACTCATACTGGGGCAGGCGGTTCAACTGTGACTAGTCGTTTGCTTGCCGCAGGTTATCCATTGGCTGGCGATTTATCATTAGGTGGCTTTCGTTCAGAGAACATCATTGGTGGATTGGAGAGCATGTCCGCACAGGATGCTGTAACTGCATGGACGGGGGATGCTCCACATCTGACAACGATGCTTTCCTCAGACCTTTCAGAGATCGGTGCCGGTGTAACGGTCACTGGCGGACGAGTATATTATGTGATCGATACGGCGCTCCCCAAGAGTGGTGGGGAAGGGGCGTCAGCGGTGACACCGGTAGTTGTGGATGGAACAGTTGTCCCTGCGATAGGAGGCGCGGTCATTCCCGTTGCGATCAGCACTCCAAATGCAGATGGGGATGTCTTCCATGAAGTGAAGGCTGGTCAAAGTCTCTGGCAGATCGCGATTGACTACAAGGTCAAGATCGATGACATCAAGCGTTTAAATAACTTGTCGAATAATGACATTTACCCCGGTGAAAAGCTTTTGATCAAAGATAATGTTCTCTTGGTGACTGAAACCCCAACTGAAACCATGACCGCCGAAGTGACTACGTCATTCGCGCCGACGGCTACGCTAATACCTGTGACAGTGCCAGCTACATTGACGGCCATTGCTCCGACCCACGTCCCTCAACCTGCTACAAGTAATAATCGCAGTATCACAGGGGCGGTTCTCGGCATTATCGCTTTGGCCTTGGTGGGCGGATGGCTATTTATCTGGCTGGGCGATTCAAAAGAAAAATGA